The Pseudomonas sp. LFM046 region CCAGGATGGCATCGACACCTTCCAGCAGGCCGGTGCCCTGGGTCTCGATGTCTTCGGAGTCGATGTAACGCAGGTTGACCTTGGTGCGGTTCTGGATGCCAGCGTGGCTCATCGCTTCGATCAGCGACTTGTAGGCATCCAGCAGCTCCATGTACTTGCCGACCATGGCGATGGTGACTTCGCTCGTCGGGTTCAGCTTGGCGTCCACCACGCGGTCCCACTCGGAGAGGTCGGCGCCGTTGCATTGCAGGCCGAAGCGCTCGACGACGAAGTCATCCAGACCCTGGGCATGCAGCACGGACGGGATCTTGTAGATGGTGTCGACGTCCTGCAGGGAGATCACCGCACGCTCTTCCACGTTGGTGAAGAGGGCGATCTTGCGGCGGGAGGATAGGTCGACTTCATGGTCGGATCGGCAGACCAGCACATCGGGCTGCAGGCCGATGGAGCGCAGCTCCTTCACGGAATGCTGGGTCGGTTTGGTCTTGGTCTCGCCGGCGGTGGCGATGTAGGGCACCAGGGTCAGGTGCATCAGCATGGCGCGCTTGGCGCCCACTTCCACGCGCAGCTGGCGGATGGCTTCGAGGAAGGGCTGGGATTCGATGTCGCCGACGGTGCCGCCGATCTCAACCAGGGCCACGTCCGCGCCGGCGGCACCCTTGATGATGCGGTGCTTGATCTCGTCGGTGATGTGCGGGATCACCTGGATGGTGGCGCCCAGGTAGTCACCACGGCGCTCCTTGCGCAGCACGTCCGCGTAGACGCGGCCGGTGGTGAAGTTGTTGTTCTGGGTCATGGTGGTGCGCACGAAGCGCTCGTAGTGACCCAGGTCCAGGTCGGTCTCGGCGCCGTCCTCGGTGACGAAGACTTCACCGTGCTGGAAGGGGCTCATGGTACCCGGGTCCACGTTGATGTACGGGTCGAGCTTGAGCATGGTGACCTTCAGGCCCCGCGCTTCCAGAATGGCGGCCAAGGATGCCGAGGCGATGCCTTTCCCCAAAGAAGAAACAACACCACCCGTGACGAAGATGTAGCGCGTCATGAAAAACCCTAGAAGTCTGCGTTTAGGCGGAAGGCCGCCGGGGAAAGCGACGAAGGACCAAGACCTTCATCCATGGAGCGCCAATGGGCGCTGCTTCAAAAGCAACAACCGCCGACTCCGAAGGAATCAGCGGAAGCTATATAAGACGGGAGCGTAGTCTACCGGAAAGACCCTACCAGCTCAAACCTTGATCATTCGTCGGAGGCGTCCAGTGCAGGCGCCAACCGCCCTGCCGCGTGCCGTCGAGATCCGGGAGATTCGCCACAGCCAGCAGCTCGCCATCCACCACCAGCAGCGGCAATCGGCCGCGCACAAACGCGGGTAGGTGCGACTCGTTGAGCAAGCGCTTGAGGTCGCGCCGCCCCCGCCCGGAAACCTCCAGCACTTCCCCGCCCTGCCGGTAGCGGACCTCAAGCCTGCCAGCGGGCGGCGTGCCCAATATTTCAAGCCGGCCATTGCCGGGCAGGTCCAGGGGTTCGCCGGCATCTGCCCAGACGAGATTGGCGGCCGGCGTTTCGAGCCAGGCTCCGGATAACCACCACAACCGTCCGTCGGCGCGATGCACCTCTCCCCTGGCGAGGCGCCAGATCGGGATTGCGTCGGCAGCGGCGTCGCGAAGGTTCTCCCAGCCGGCCCAGTGATCACTGTCCGGCAGCGAAGTGAGGGCCGCCAGCCAGCATCGCAGTGCATTGCGTTGCCGGGCGGGTGTCAGGCATGCCAACAGCGCCAGTTCCAGCGATGGCAGAGACAGCCAGGGAAAGTCACAGTGGCCCCTCGCAGCGTCGAGATCGGCCCGAGCCAGCTCATTCAGGAGGGCGTCAGCCTCGGCCATATGCGCGGCACTGCGCGCCAGGCTTTCCGCCACTCGCGGCCAGCGCGCCTGCAGCGCCGGCAGGATGACGTGACGGAGAAAGTTGCGGGCCAGGTCCGTGTCGGCGTTGCTCGGATCCTCCACCCAGGCCAGCCCTTCGGCACGGGCAAAGGCTTCCAGCTCGGCGCGGGAGACCGTTAGCAGCGGCCGCACCAGACTGCCCTGCCCCAGCGGCCGGCTGGCCGGCATGCCCGCCAGCCCTCGCACGCCAGCACCCCGCAACAGGCGGAAGAGCAACGTCTCAGCCTGGTCATCACGATGCTGAGCGCTGAGCAGCACCTCTCCTCTCCCTAGCTCCCCCATGAACGCGGTGTAACGCGCTTCTCGGGCGGCCCTTTCCAGGCTGGGTCCGGCGTCGACGGTCACCCGCAGCACCTTGAGCGGAATCCCCAGCTCATCGCAGACCTTCTGGCAATGGGCAGGCCAGGCGTCAGCCGCGGGCTGGAGGCCGTGGTGCACGTGCAGGGCGCACAGCGGCGGCAAGGCCTCGCGACGGGCGAGGCGCGCCAGGAGATAAAGGAGGACGGTGGAATCGAGCCCGCCGGAGAATGCGACCTGCCAGGCCGGCGCATGACGCCAGGGAGCCAGGGCAGTCAGAAGGCGGGTCTCGAGGGACATGGATTGCTCAGAAACGAAATCGGGTCCCAAGCATAAAGCCGGGACCCGATCTTTACAGCCTGTAGAGGGATCAGGCTACGCCGTAGCTCATCAGGCGCTCGTAGCGACGCGCCAGCAGATCCTCGGTGCTGAGCTTCTGCAGGGTCTTCAGCTGCTCGGCCAGCTCCTTGCGGATGGACTCGGCAGCGACGGCCGGGTCGCGGTGAGCGCCACCCAGAGGCTCGGCGATGACCTTGTCGACAATGCCCAGACCTTTCAGGCGCTCGGCGGTAATGCCCATGGCCTCGGCAGCGTCCGGCGCTTTCTCGGCGGTCTTCCAGAGAATCGAGGCGCAGCCTTCCGGCGAGATCACCGAGTAGGTGGAGTACTGCAGCATGTTCAGGCGGTCGCAAACGCCGATAGCCAGCGCACCACCGGAACCACCCTCACCGATCACGGTGGCGATGATGGGGGTCTTCAGGCGTGCCATCACGCGCAGGTTCCAGGCGATGGCCTCACTCTGGCCACGCTCCTCGGCATCGATGCCCGGGTAGGCGCCGGGGGTGTCGATGAAAGTAAGGATCGGCATCTTGAAGCGCTCGGCCATTTCCATCAGGCGGCAGGCCTTGCGGTAGCCCTCGGGACGGGGCATGCCGAAATTGCGGCGGACCTTCTCGCGCACGTCACGGCCTTTCTGGTGGCCGATGACCATGACCGGCTGATCGTTCAGACGGGCAACACCGCCAACGATGGCGGCGTCATCGGAGAAGTGGCGGTCGCCGTGCAGCTCGTCGAACTCGGTGAAGAGGTGTTCGATGTAGTCGAGGGTATAGGGGCGGCGCGGATGGCGCGCCAACTGGGCGATCTGCCAGCTGGTCAGGTTGCCGAAGATGCTCTCGGTGAGCGCGCTGCTCTTTTCCTGCAGGCGAGAGATTTCGTCGGTGATGTTCAGGGCGTTGTCGTTACCGACCAGACGCAGCTCCTCGATCTTGGCTTGCAGATCGGCGATGGGCTGTTCGAAATCCAGAAAGTTCGGGTTCATAGGCTTCCGTCGTGCGCTTGGGGCCAGGCGGCTGGTTCCATTTGGCGCCCTACCTTAAGGGATCGGGCGCGTTCGGGTCGAGATCAAATCAAAATCGGGCCGGTGCGGGCGTGCTGTCACGCTCGCATCAGCGGTAGTGCAGGAAGACGTTGTCGCGCCCAAACTGGTCACGCAATGCCTGAATCAACGTGTCGGCCGGGGCGATTCGCCAGTCATCGCCGAACTGCAGCACGGCTTTCGCATCGTTGCCACTGTAGTCCAGGGTCAGCGGGCAAGAGCCGCGATGGCGACCGCAGAGATCCGCCAGCCAGCGCAGGCGATCGCCCTGCAGGGCGCTGAAGTCCACCTTCATGCGCAGGCTTTCCGCGAGGCCGGTACGGGCCTCCTCCAGGCTCAGCACGCGCTTGGCGCGCAGGCGCAGGCCGCCGGAAAAATCGTCGTGGCTCACCTCACCTTCCACCACCACCAGGGCGTCGGTCTGCAGCAGGCCGCTGGCGGCATTGAAGGCATCGGCGAACAGCGAGGCCTCGATACGCCCTGAACGGTCGTCCAGGGTGATGAAGCCCATTTTGTCGCCCTTCTTGTTCTTCATCACCCGCAGGTTGACGATCAGGCCGGCGATGATCTGGGTATCCCGCGCCGGCTTGAGCTCGACGATGCGCTGACGGGCGAAGCGGCGGACCTCCCCTTCGTACTCGTCGATGGGGTGGCCGGTCAGGTACAGGCCCAGGGTGTCCTTCTCGCCCTTGAGGCGCTCCTTGAGGGACAGTTCCTTGGCCTTGCGGTGGTTGGCGTACATGTCCGCCTCGGGTTCAGCGAACAGGCCGCCGAACAGGTCCATGTGGCCACTGTCATGACTGCGGGCAGTCTGCTCGGCCGCCTGGATGGCTTCTTCCATCGCCGCCAGCAGCACCGCACGGTTACGGTCGACGCCCGCCTGGTAGGCCTTGGGCTCGTTGCTGAAGAAGGGACCCAGACGATCCAGGGCACCGCCGCGGATCAGGGCTTCCAGGGTGCGCTTATTGATGCGCTTGAGGTCGACGCGGTTGCAGAAGTCGAACAGGTCCTTGAAGGGGCCGCCCTCGGCGCGACATTCGGTGATGGCTTCCACCGGGCCCTCGCCCACGCCCTTGATGGCGCCCAGACCGTAGACGATCTGACCGTCCTCGTCGACGGTGAAGCGGAACTCGGAATTGTTCACATCGGGGGCGACGATGCGCAGCTTCATGTGCCGGCATTCTTCGATCAGCGTCACCACCTTGTCGGTGTTGTGCATATCCGCGGTGAGCACCGCAGCCATGAACGGCGCCGGGAAGTGCGCCTTGAGCCAGGCGGTCTGGTAGGACACCCAACCGTAGGCGGCGGAGTGGGATTTGTTGAAGCCGTAACCGGCGAACTTCTCCACCAGGTCGAAGATGTTACCCGAGAGTTCCGGATCGATGCCGTTGCTGGAGCAGCCTTCGATGAAGCCGCCGCGCTGCTTGGCCATTTCCTCAGGTTTCTTCTTGCCCATGGCGCGACGCAGCATGTCCGCGCCGCCGAGGGTATAGCCCGCCATCACCTGGGCGATCTGCATCACCTGCTCCTGGTACAGGATGATGCCGTAGGTGGGCTTGAGCACCGGCTCCAGGCCGGCGTACTGGTAGTCGGGGTGCGGGTAGGAAAGCTCGGCGCGACCGTGCTTGCGGTTGATGAAGTCGTCCACCATGCCCGATTGCAGGGGGCCTGGTCGGAACAGGGCCACCAGGGCGATCATGTCTTCCAGGCAGTCGGGCTTGAGCTTCTTGATCAGTTCCTTCATGCCGCGGGATTCAAGCTGGAAGACCGCAGTGGTCTCCGCCTTCTGCAGCATGTCGTAGGTCTTCTTGTCGTCCAGCGGAATGCGGTCGATATCCACCAGAGGCTTGCCCTGCTTCTCCTGCTCCCGGTTGATCATCTCCATGGCCCACTTGATGATCGTCAGGGTCCGCAGGCCAAGGAAATCGAACTTCACCAGGCCGGCGGCTTCCACATCGTCCTTGTCGAACTGGGTCACCAGGCCGTTGCCCTCTTCGTCACAGGCGATGGGAGAAAAGTCGGTGAGTTTGGTTGGGGCGATTACCACACCACCCGCATGCTTGCCGGTGCCCCGCGTGATGCCCTCCAGCTTCAGCGCCATGTCCCAGATTTCCTGGGCTTCTTCATCCGCCTTGAGGAAGTCTCGCAGCACTTCCTCCTGGTTGTAGGCGGCCTCCAGGGTCATCCCCACTTCGAAGGGGATCATCTTCGACAGGCGATCGGCCAGGCCGTAGGACTTGCCCTGTACCCTCGCCACGTCGCGCACCACCGCCTTGGCCGCCATGGAACCGAAAGTGATGATCTGGCTCACCGCGTTGCGGCCGTACTTGTCAGCCACGTAGTCGATCACGCGGTCGCGGCCATCCATGCAGAAGTCGACGTCGAAGTCGGGCATGGAGACCCGCTCGGGGTTGAGGAAACGTTCGAACAGCAGGTCGTAGGCCAAGGGGTCCAGGTCGGTGATCTTCAGCACATAGGCCACCAGGGAGCCGGCGCCCGAGCCCCGGCCGGGGCCCACGGGCACACCGTTGTTCTTCGCCCACTGGATGAAGTCGGCAACGATGAGGAAGTAGCCGGGAAAGCCCATCTGGATAATGGTGCCCAGCTCGAACTCCAGACGGTCGATGTAGAGCTGGCGCTTCTCTTCGTAGTCCGGCGTGGTCTCCTTCGGCCAGAGCACAGCCAGGCGCTCCTCCAAGCCCTCGAAGGAGGCGTGGCGCAGGTAGTCGTCGATGCTCATGCCGTTGGGCGTGGGGAAGTCGGGCAGGAAGTGCTTGCCCAGCTGCACCTCGATATTGCAGCGCTTGGCGATTTCGACGGTGTTTTCCAGGGCCTCGGGGATGTCGCTGAACAGCTCCGCCATCTCCTCGGGGGACTTCAGGTATTGCTGGTCGGAGAAATTGCGTGGCCGGCGCGGATCGTCGAGGACGCGGCCCTCACCGATGCATACACGGGTCTCGTGGGCCTCGAAGTCACCCGGCTTGATGAAGCGCACGTCGTTGGTGGCCACCAGCGGCGCCCCGCAACGTTCGGCCAGGGCAACGGCAGCATGGACATGCTCTTCGTCATTGACCCGCGCAGTGCGCTGCAGCTCCAGGTAGAAACGATCGGGGAACACCGTCTGCCACTCGGCCAACAGGGCCTCGGCACCGGCCGGGTCGCCATTGAGCAGGGCCATGCCGATCTCGCCTTCCTTGGCGCCGGACAGGGCGATCAGACCCTCGGCGGCTTCCTTCACCCACTCGCGCTGGATGATCACCAGGCCATTGCTCTGGCCCTCGGACCAGCCACGAGAAACCAGTTCGGTGAGGTTGCGGTAGCCCTTGGCATTCATCACCAGGAGGGTCATGCGGCTCAGAGGGCCATCCTCGTCCAGGCTGGCCAGCCAGATATCGGCGCCACAGATGGGCTTGATGCCCGCGCCCATCGCCGTCTTGTAGAACTTCACCAGGGAGCACATGTTGCTCTGGTCGGTGATCGCCACCGCCGGCATACCCGCGCCTGCCGCAGCCTTGACCAGCGGCTTGACCCGCACCAGGCCGTCTACCAGGGAATATTCGGAGTGCAGACGCAGATGGACGAAGGAAGCGGTCATGGAAGTCCTATGCAAAACGCGAAAACGACAGGGCCCGGATTGTACCGGGCCCTCGGGCAAAGCTACAGGTTTAGGCCAGCGAGTTGGGCGACTGCTCCCCACTCACCTGCGCGGCGGGTCGGTCGGACTTGTCCCAGATGCCCGGCTCCAGCTTGCTCTGGATTTCGGGGTACTGGCTGGCGTCGAAGGTCGGCAGCTTGCCGGCCTTGCGCTGGGCGTTGTAATCGCGGGCCAGCTTGATCGCCAGGTTGGACAGCAGCAGGATGGCGATCAGATTGGTAATCGCCATCAGCCCCATGGAAACGTCCGCAAGGTTCCAGACGAAAGGCATCGAAGCCACCGCGCCGAACATCACCATGCCAAGCACCACGAAGCGGAATACCACCAGGCCAGCCGGATGATTGTGTTCGAGGAAAACCAGACAGTTCTCGGCGTAGAAGTAGTTGGCGACGATGGAGGTGAAGGCGAAGAACAGGATGATGATTCCCAGGAAGTACTTGCCCCAACCGCCCACCTGACTGGTCAAGGCGTTTTGCACCAACATGATTCCCTCACCTTCCTGCGGGCCGGCAAGCAGGATGATGGCCGCCGAAGCGGTGCAGATCAGCAGGGTGTCGATGAACACTCCGGCCATCTGGACGTAGCCCTGGGACGCGGGGTGCGGTGGATAGGGAGAGGCGGAGGCCGCGGCATTAGGCGCTGACCCCATGCCCGCTTCGTTGGAGAACAGGCCACGCTTGAAGCCGTTCATCACCGCGGCTGCGATGCCGCCAGCGGCCGCTTCGTGCAGACCGAAAGCGCTCTTCACGATAAGCGCCAGGACGCCGGGAATCTCATTGATCTGCGTGATGATCAGCACGACCGCAACCAGCAGATAAGCCACTGCCATGAATGGCACGGCCAGCTCGGAGAAACGTGCAATCGAGCGCAGGCCACCGAAGATGATCAGTGCGGTGACGATCACCAGCGCCACGCCACTTAGCCACAGCGGTACATCGAAGGCCCCCTGCAGGGCGCCGCTGATGGTATTGGCCTGCACCGAATTGAACACGAAGCCAAAGGCAATGATCAGGAAGACCGAGAAGAGGATGCCCATCCAGCGCGCGCCCAGCCCCTTCTCCATGTAATAAGCCGGACCGCCACGGAACTGGCCGTTGTCGTCGCGCACCTTGAACAACTGCGCCAGCGTGGCTTCAACGAAGCCGGTGGCCATGCCGACCATGGCAATCACCCACATCCAGAACACCGCGCCAGGACCACCCAAGGTGATGGCCACGGCCACGCCCGCAACGTTGCCGGTGCCGACGCGTGCGGCCAGCGAGGTGCACAGTGCCTGGAAGGAGGAAATCCCGGACTCGTCAGCCTGGCGGCTGCCCTTGAGTACGCTGAAGGTATGACCGAAATGAAGGAACTGGATCAGCCCAAGACGCACGGTGAAATACAGACCGCTGATGACCAGTAGCCAGATCAGCACTTTGCCCCAGATGAGGCCATTGAGAAAGTCGACCACCAGATTGGCAATCTCTTGCATGGGACGCTCCCTTGACCGCTTGCAGCGGCTTGTTGGTGGAGATCCGGTACGAACCGAATCTACGGGACCACCGCGAAGCGATTGCTCGTCAAGCGGCGGCCTAGAGCCCTCTGCCCAAAAAAGGCGGCAAAAAAGGGGGGCGAAACTGTCCGATAATCGGACAGTTCTTTCTTAGGGGGACGCGACCTAACAAGTCAGTGAGGCGACAGAATTGTTTCAGTTCGATTCGTCGATCAGGGCCCTGACCGGCCCGAAGGAGCGACGATGGATGGGGGTGGGGCCCAGGCGGCGCAGGGCCTCCAGGTGCACGGGG contains the following coding sequences:
- a CDS encoding CTP synthase — its product is MTRYIFVTGGVVSSLGKGIASASLAAILEARGLKVTMLKLDPYINVDPGTMSPFQHGEVFVTEDGAETDLDLGHYERFVRTTMTQNNNFTTGRVYADVLRKERRGDYLGATIQVIPHITDEIKHRIIKGAAGADVALVEIGGTVGDIESQPFLEAIRQLRVEVGAKRAMLMHLTLVPYIATAGETKTKPTQHSVKELRSIGLQPDVLVCRSDHEVDLSSRRKIALFTNVEERAVISLQDVDTIYKIPSVLHAQGLDDFVVERFGLQCNGADLSEWDRVVDAKLNPTSEVTIAMVGKYMELLDAYKSLIEAMSHAGIQNRTKVNLRYIDSEDIETQGTGLLEGVDAILVPGGFGLRGVEGKITTVRYARENKIPYLGICLGMQVAVIEYARNVLGWTDANSTEFDKSSGHPVVGLITEWQDATGATEIRTEASDLGGTMRLGAQGCQLEAGSQVRACYGKDEIVERHRHRYEVNNNLLPQLQEAGLKVTGRSGDGALVEVVEAPDHPWFVACQFHPEFTSTPRDGHPLFSGFVTAALKFAGKA
- the tilS gene encoding tRNA lysidine(34) synthetase TilS, translated to MSLETRLLTALAPWRHAPAWQVAFSGGLDSTVLLYLLARLARREALPPLCALHVHHGLQPAADAWPAHCQKVCDELGIPLKVLRVTVDAGPSLERAAREARYTAFMGELGRGEVLLSAQHRDDQAETLLFRLLRGAGVRGLAGMPASRPLGQGSLVRPLLTVSRAELEAFARAEGLAWVEDPSNADTDLARNFLRHVILPALQARWPRVAESLARSAAHMAEADALLNELARADLDAARGHCDFPWLSLPSLELALLACLTPARQRNALRCWLAALTSLPDSDHWAGWENLRDAAADAIPIWRLARGEVHRADGRLWWLSGAWLETPAANLVWADAGEPLDLPGNGRLEILGTPPAGRLEVRYRQGGEVLEVSGRGRRDLKRLLNESHLPAFVRGRLPLLVVDGELLAVANLPDLDGTRQGGWRLHWTPPTNDQGLSW
- the accA gene encoding acetyl-CoA carboxylase carboxyl transferase subunit alpha gives rise to the protein MNPNFLDFEQPIADLQAKIEELRLVGNDNALNITDEISRLQEKSSALTESIFGNLTSWQIAQLARHPRRPYTLDYIEHLFTEFDELHGDRHFSDDAAIVGGVARLNDQPVMVIGHQKGRDVREKVRRNFGMPRPEGYRKACRLMEMAERFKMPILTFIDTPGAYPGIDAEERGQSEAIAWNLRVMARLKTPIIATVIGEGGSGGALAIGVCDRLNMLQYSTYSVISPEGCASILWKTAEKAPDAAEAMGITAERLKGLGIVDKVIAEPLGGAHRDPAVAAESIRKELAEQLKTLQKLSTEDLLARRYERLMSYGVA
- the dnaE gene encoding DNA polymerase III subunit alpha, encoding MTASFVHLRLHSEYSLVDGLVRVKPLVKAAAGAGMPAVAITDQSNMCSLVKFYKTAMGAGIKPICGADIWLASLDEDGPLSRMTLLVMNAKGYRNLTELVSRGWSEGQSNGLVIIQREWVKEAAEGLIALSGAKEGEIGMALLNGDPAGAEALLAEWQTVFPDRFYLELQRTARVNDEEHVHAAVALAERCGAPLVATNDVRFIKPGDFEAHETRVCIGEGRVLDDPRRPRNFSDQQYLKSPEEMAELFSDIPEALENTVEIAKRCNIEVQLGKHFLPDFPTPNGMSIDDYLRHASFEGLEERLAVLWPKETTPDYEEKRQLYIDRLEFELGTIIQMGFPGYFLIVADFIQWAKNNGVPVGPGRGSGAGSLVAYVLKITDLDPLAYDLLFERFLNPERVSMPDFDVDFCMDGRDRVIDYVADKYGRNAVSQIITFGSMAAKAVVRDVARVQGKSYGLADRLSKMIPFEVGMTLEAAYNQEEVLRDFLKADEEAQEIWDMALKLEGITRGTGKHAGGVVIAPTKLTDFSPIACDEEGNGLVTQFDKDDVEAAGLVKFDFLGLRTLTIIKWAMEMINREQEKQGKPLVDIDRIPLDDKKTYDMLQKAETTAVFQLESRGMKELIKKLKPDCLEDMIALVALFRPGPLQSGMVDDFINRKHGRAELSYPHPDYQYAGLEPVLKPTYGIILYQEQVMQIAQVMAGYTLGGADMLRRAMGKKKPEEMAKQRGGFIEGCSSNGIDPELSGNIFDLVEKFAGYGFNKSHSAAYGWVSYQTAWLKAHFPAPFMAAVLTADMHNTDKVVTLIEECRHMKLRIVAPDVNNSEFRFTVDEDGQIVYGLGAIKGVGEGPVEAITECRAEGGPFKDLFDFCNRVDLKRINKRTLEALIRGGALDRLGPFFSNEPKAYQAGVDRNRAVLLAAMEEAIQAAEQTARSHDSGHMDLFGGLFAEPEADMYANHRKAKELSLKERLKGEKDTLGLYLTGHPIDEYEGEVRRFARQRIVELKPARDTQIIAGLIVNLRVMKNKKGDKMGFITLDDRSGRIEASLFADAFNAASGLLQTDALVVVEGEVSHDDFSGGLRLRAKRVLSLEEARTGLAESLRMKVDFSALQGDRLRWLADLCGRHRGSCPLTLDYSGNDAKAVLQFGDDWRIAPADTLIQALRDQFGRDNVFLHYR
- a CDS encoding alanine/glycine:cation symporter family protein, with product MQEIANLVVDFLNGLIWGKVLIWLLVISGLYFTVRLGLIQFLHFGHTFSVLKGSRQADESGISSFQALCTSLAARVGTGNVAGVAVAITLGGPGAVFWMWVIAMVGMATGFVEATLAQLFKVRDDNGQFRGGPAYYMEKGLGARWMGILFSVFLIIAFGFVFNSVQANTISGALQGAFDVPLWLSGVALVIVTALIIFGGLRSIARFSELAVPFMAVAYLLVAVVLIITQINEIPGVLALIVKSAFGLHEAAAGGIAAAVMNGFKRGLFSNEAGMGSAPNAAASASPYPPHPASQGYVQMAGVFIDTLLICTASAAIILLAGPQEGEGIMLVQNALTSQVGGWGKYFLGIIILFFAFTSIVANYFYAENCLVFLEHNHPAGLVVFRFVVLGMVMFGAVASMPFVWNLADVSMGLMAITNLIAILLLSNLAIKLARDYNAQRKAGKLPTFDASQYPEIQSKLEPGIWDKSDRPAAQVSGEQSPNSLA